The following are from one region of the Lytechinus pictus isolate F3 Inbred chromosome 4, Lp3.0, whole genome shotgun sequence genome:
- the LOC129258435 gene encoding glutathione S-transferase alpha-4-like isoform X1, whose protein sequence is MSNAKPCFTYFAGRGLAEVTRLALNAAEIEYDEVYLQTREEFLQLIADGKLMFKQVPLLEIDGENVIGSEPVLRYVCRKCNFKAKSPEDQVKVDMLSMGARDMLRSGFSAAHFQKTREEQETMLQGAVKQCKNRYFPVFEKILGESKSGFLVGDSLTMADFMFFDGLSYVNEIPKIKPLLDDFPNLQKYIVHFSNQPGLNEYLCSSRRHPPPDDEYVRVVNLVLDW, encoded by the exons atgtcgaATGCTAAGCCATGTTTTACCTATTTCGCAGGTCGAGGTTTGGCCGAAGTTACTCGCCTAGCTTTGAATGCAGCAGAAATAGAA tatGATGAAGTATACTTGCAAACCAGGGAAGAATTCCTACAGCTCATTGCAG ATGGTAAACTGATGTTCAAGCAAGTTCCCCTGTTAGAGATTGATGGAGAGAATGTTATAGGGAGTGAACCTGTGCTTCGATATGTCTGTAGGAAATGCAACTTCAAAGCCAAATCCCCAGAGGACCAAGTCAA AGTTGATATGTTATCCATGGGAGCCAGAGATATGCTGAGATCGGGATTCTCTGCCGCCCATTTCCAGAAAACTCGAGAAGAACAGGAAACAATGCTCCAAGGTGCAGTCAAACAATGCAAGAACAGATACTTCCCCGTCTTCGAAAAG ATTCTTGGCGAAAGCAAATCTGGGTTTCTTGTTGGAGATTCTCTCACCATGGCAGACTTTATGTTTTTCGATGGTCTGAGCTACGTGAACGAGATCCCCAAAATCAAACCATTACTAGATGACTTCCCTAATCTCCAG AAGTACATTGTCCACTTCTCAAACCAACCGGGACTCAATGAATACCTTTGTAGCTCTCGACGCCACCCGCCTCCCGATGATGAGTATGTACGGGTCGTCAACTTGGTTCTTGACTGGTGA
- the LOC129258435 gene encoding glutathione S-transferase alpha-4-like isoform X2: protein MKPTCTLLQADKYDEVYLQTREEFLQLIADGKLMFKQVPLLEIDGENVIGSEPVLRYVCRKCNFKAKSPEDQVKVDMLSMGARDMLRSGFSAAHFQKTREEQETMLQGAVKQCKNRYFPVFEKILGESKSGFLVGDSLTMADFMFFDGLSYVNEIPKIKPLLDDFPNLQKYIVHFSNQPGLNEYLCSSRRHPPPDDEYVRVVNLVLDW, encoded by the exons ATGAAACCCACGTGTACTCTACTACAAGCTGACAAG tatGATGAAGTATACTTGCAAACCAGGGAAGAATTCCTACAGCTCATTGCAG ATGGTAAACTGATGTTCAAGCAAGTTCCCCTGTTAGAGATTGATGGAGAGAATGTTATAGGGAGTGAACCTGTGCTTCGATATGTCTGTAGGAAATGCAACTTCAAAGCCAAATCCCCAGAGGACCAAGTCAA AGTTGATATGTTATCCATGGGAGCCAGAGATATGCTGAGATCGGGATTCTCTGCCGCCCATTTCCAGAAAACTCGAGAAGAACAGGAAACAATGCTCCAAGGTGCAGTCAAACAATGCAAGAACAGATACTTCCCCGTCTTCGAAAAG ATTCTTGGCGAAAGCAAATCTGGGTTTCTTGTTGGAGATTCTCTCACCATGGCAGACTTTATGTTTTTCGATGGTCTGAGCTACGTGAACGAGATCCCCAAAATCAAACCATTACTAGATGACTTCCCTAATCTCCAG AAGTACATTGTCCACTTCTCAAACCAACCGGGACTCAATGAATACCTTTGTAGCTCTCGACGCCACCCGCCTCCCGATGATGAGTATGTACGGGTCGTCAACTTGGTTCTTGACTGGTGA